A window of Populus trichocarpa isolate Nisqually-1 chromosome 17, P.trichocarpa_v4.1, whole genome shotgun sequence genomic DNA:
AAAGAATAGAAGCTGAAACTTTGAAAGGTCTGTGAGGGCAACCACTCCTTGCCTTGTCTTCTTGGACCTCATTAGTCCAAACGAACAGCATTGACCTTGTCCCTCTTCTTAAGGGAACCTGGCCTGACTCTGACCACCCATAAATCTTCACCTACTGTGTTATTATATAGAAAAAGCAACAATTAACAATTCACGCGGCTTCGGCTTCGTTCTATTGAGATTAATATATTCCATAgtggaataaaaatatattagaagaGTGGgtagttattttttgaaatatttttttgtttgaaaatatattaaaataatattttaaaaaatagttattttttgtattaaaataatctgaaaaaactaagtaaatattaattttttttcaaaaatattcttcaaatacaaaaacaaacatattcctTCAATgtaaacaagaaaattgaaacaaGACCAccgttttaaaaaaacattaatcaacATTTAAGATATAGCAAGACTACCAacttaaaaaagcattaatgAACATTTAAGTTGTTTAGGGTGTTAAGTTGTTTAGGGTGTGTTTGAGAATGCGGTCAAACTGTGTTactaaaagttttgaattttttttgtttaaaataaatttttttttatatttttagatcgttttgatgtgttgatatcaaaaataatttttaaaagataaaaaaactttgttttgatgtatttctaaataaaaatcactttgaatCACCAACACTACTATAATCTCAAAATACCCTAAATCTACTAATGAGATGCCATAGTTTTGCTTACAAAGTCACTCACAATTGAGTGCAAATGTAATGATCACATGAATACTTGCATTTTGGGACCTAGGTAAAGAGTCCTAATAATGTTTGCCAAGAAATCATTGTCTTCAACAAAGGAGTTACAAGAGCTCTCATTACACTCGGAAAACCATCGAAgcacataaaattcaaaattatagcAAAAGCAAGCACTTCAATGAGCTCGAAAGGAGAAGATCTTGACATAAATTAGGGGAGCATAAGAGGAAGAAAGTGAAAATATTCTCTTACAAGTATCCTGAACTTCctataaaggaaaaaaggaagtatacaatataatttttctccGTAACACACACAAAGTAAGTATAAAACATCACAGTACATGACTGACTGAGGATTTTTTGAAGAACATGCTTGTAGGATACATTATTCCCAATCTCTTCTATTGCATTTTTCCCATATGAACCTCACTTCCAACGTACCAAAAACAAACCACTGTACAACAAACAACTTACAaggaaaaacccagaaaaaaagaacaacaaaagaaGATAGGAGAAACAAAAATCTTGATTACCCGTCGATCAAAACTAGTCACAGCAACTGGGGCAGCGTATGAGTCCATTCTCATTGCAATCAGGGCAACGTTGAAACCCATATTCATTACTCTCTTCACTTTCTTCTAACTCTTCTAGTTCTTCATCGTCACCTTCACAATATATCTTACAACTCCCTGAACATGTCTCACAAGGCACAAACCTGATATCCCCACAGGCCTCACAAGCCCCTCCAACTccacccccaccaccaccatccaACATTTCACACCCTTCAACCATTTTCTCTAGCAGACCTTCCTCGTGCATTCGCCGAATTTCCTCTGCTCCGCCAATGTATTTTCTCCCAATAAACACTCTTGGTAACCCTCCCCCGCTAAACCCTTCTTTCATAAGCTCTCTCAACTCTTCCTTGAACCCTGAATGCATTGATACATCTCGTTCATCAACACGAACTCCTAAGCTTTTTAAAATCACCCTCACATGGCAACAAGCCTCGTATGTTTTGCGCACCCCTCGCAAGCttgtaaaataaacaattaactTATCCTTACTGCGCTTACAATCTTTTGCAACAAAATCTACCTCCGTAGCATCATTCACAGGCAACGAAGAATCGTCGCTGTCAAAAGGAGGTTGTCTTTCACTATCAATTGGCTTAATGTAAAATGGATGTGTAGGAGAGAGCTCTTCAAATGATTTTCTAAATGTAGAGATGACTTCAGGATCGAATTCCAGACATTTGGAAGTAGCATCCTCGTCTACAACTTGAAGCCACCCAGATTTAATATTATCAGGAGAAAGTTTGCCATTCTGCAGAAAATTAGTTTTGTGACAATCAGATATTGGACTTGGATCACGAGAAATATCAAAAGAGAAACTGCGAAACCGATGAGATGAACAAGGATTCATCACATCTTCAAGCCCTGCCATCAACTCCCAAGTATTGATAGTTTCTGGCTCTCCAGGTGGTGTCATAATCGGAGTCCTTGGAACAACTTTTGGGATTTTTTCTTGGATCATATTAGACCAAGTCCTGGCTTCAATCAGTCCCGTTGAAAACTCCTCCTTGCTATTCAATTCTTTACTCTTCTTTACAAGCCCATTTGATCCATTAACATCACCAACATTCTTCCATTGATCATCGCCTTTTACAATAACATCAATAGTCCCATTCTGATTCGCAGAATCAAGAGCGAGTGTACCTAATGTGGTGGAGGTGAGTGCCACCACATGGTAGCTATCGCCCTTTTGCTGTGGTGGATGAACAACATGCATTGAATAGCTTCGAGGCAGCGGTGAGTACGGTGACTGGCAATGCTTGCATCGCTTTTGCTTCGAACTCCCGCagcccatttttttttttttcacaattcaaaatcaattgaatttcaaaacaagcaaaactcaaaaatcaaatgacatgaAAACCATTGAAATAATCCCCCCTGTCAGGAGGATGAGCTGGATTAAACGGTCTGTTTGGTAGAGATTGTGATGAAAAAACAAGCAACAAAAAGGATGATTACGAAAAGATTAGATGATTAAGA
This region includes:
- the LOC7482467 gene encoding uncharacterized protein At3g28850, which encodes MGCGSSKQKRCKHCQSPYSPLPRSYSMHVVHPPQQKGDSYHVVALTSTTLGTLALDSANQNGTIDVIVKGDDQWKNVGDVNGSNGLVKKSKELNSKEEFSTGLIEARTWSNMIQEKIPKVVPRTPIMTPPGEPETINTWELMAGLEDVMNPCSSHRFRSFSFDISRDPSPISDCHKTNFLQNGKLSPDNIKSGWLQVVDEDATSKCLEFDPEVISTFRKSFEELSPTHPFYIKPIDSERQPPFDSDDSSLPVNDATEVDFVAKDCKRSKDKLIVYFTSLRGVRKTYEACCHVRVILKSLGVRVDERDVSMHSGFKEELRELMKEGFSGGGLPRVFIGRKYIGGAEEIRRMHEEGLLEKMVEGCEMLDGGGGGGVGGACEACGDIRFVPCETCSGSCKIYCEGDDEELEELEESEESNEYGFQRCPDCNENGLIRCPSCCD